One window of the Trifolium pratense cultivar HEN17-A07 linkage group LG2, ARS_RC_1.1, whole genome shotgun sequence genome contains the following:
- the LOC123909686 gene encoding thiosulfate sulfurtransferase 18-like isoform X1, producing MAISLNLLPRCLVLLHFVLCSLGAKVVTIDVREANNLIQTGHIYLDVRTVQEFVKGPRVNTSKIINIPYMLDTPKGKVKNLYFLKECSSLCNIEDHLVVGCQFGLRSLHATSDLLDGVSPFLFDEKTIFIHSNQQSTSIEIIRYSNLLKPKMDESMNKLTTSELIA from the exons ATGGCTATTTCGTTGAATTTGTTACCTCGTTGTTTGGTTCTTCTTCACTTTGTCTTGTGTAGCTTAGGAGCAAAGGTTGTGACTATTGATGTACGAGAAGCCAATAATCTCATCCAAACCGGTCATATTTATCTTGATGTTAG GACGGTGCAAGAATTTGTGAAAGGGCCTCGGGTCAATACATCTAAGATAATCAATATTCCATACATGTTGGATACACCCAAGG GCAAGGTCAAGAAcctatattttctaaaggagtGTTCATCTCTTTGTAACATAGAAGATCATCTCGTTGTG GGTTGTCAATTTGGACTGAGATCTCTGCATGCAACTTCTGATCTTCTAGATGGT GTGTCACCATTTCTTTTTGACGAAAagacgatattcattcattcaaatcagcAAAGTACGTCAATCGAAATTATTAGATATTCAAATCTGCTAAAACCTAAAATGGATGAATCTATGAACAAGCtcacaacatccgagttaatagcataa
- the LOC123909686 gene encoding rhodanese-like domain-containing protein 17 isoform X3: protein MAISLNLLPRCLVLLHFVLCSLGAKVVTIDVREANNLIQTGHIYLDVRTVQEFVKGPRVNTSKIINIPYMLDTPKGKVKNLYFLKECSSLCNIEDHLVVGCQFGLRSLHATSDLLDGGFKNVKNMDGGFAEWVSKMLPITNNSQVRP, encoded by the exons ATGGCTATTTCGTTGAATTTGTTACCTCGTTGTTTGGTTCTTCTTCACTTTGTCTTGTGTAGCTTAGGAGCAAAGGTTGTGACTATTGATGTACGAGAAGCCAATAATCTCATCCAAACCGGTCATATTTATCTTGATGTTAG GACGGTGCAAGAATTTGTGAAAGGGCCTCGGGTCAATACATCTAAGATAATCAATATTCCATACATGTTGGATACACCCAAGG GCAAGGTCAAGAAcctatattttctaaaggagtGTTCATCTCTTTGTAACATAGAAGATCATCTCGTTGTG GGTTGTCAATTTGGACTGAGATCTCTGCATGCAACTTCTGATCTTCTAGATGGT GGTTTTAAGAATGTGAAGAACATGGATGGAGGTTTTGCAGAATGGGTTAGCAAGATGTTACCAATAACTAACAATAGTCAAGTCCGACCCTGA
- the LOC123909686 gene encoding thiosulfate sulfurtransferase 18-like isoform X2 yields the protein MAISLNLLPRCLVLLHFVLCSLGAKVVTIDVREANNLIQTGHIYLDVRTVQEFVKGPRVNTSKIINIPYMLDTPKGKVKNLYFLKECSSLCNIEDHLVVGCQFGLRSLHATSDLLDGTIFIHSNQQSTSIEIIRYSNLLKPKMDESMNKLTTSELIA from the exons ATGGCTATTTCGTTGAATTTGTTACCTCGTTGTTTGGTTCTTCTTCACTTTGTCTTGTGTAGCTTAGGAGCAAAGGTTGTGACTATTGATGTACGAGAAGCCAATAATCTCATCCAAACCGGTCATATTTATCTTGATGTTAG GACGGTGCAAGAATTTGTGAAAGGGCCTCGGGTCAATACATCTAAGATAATCAATATTCCATACATGTTGGATACACCCAAGG GCAAGGTCAAGAAcctatattttctaaaggagtGTTCATCTCTTTGTAACATAGAAGATCATCTCGTTGTG GGTTGTCAATTTGGACTGAGATCTCTGCATGCAACTTCTGATCTTCTAGATGGT acgatattcattcattcaaatcagcAAAGTACGTCAATCGAAATTATTAGATATTCAAATCTGCTAAAACCTAAAATGGATGAATCTATGAACAAGCtcacaacatccgagttaatagcataa
- the LOC123908697 gene encoding thiosulfate sulfurtransferase 18-like, which produces MAVWANMLPHCMAFFLLLLFFFMCRSGAKVVTIDVRAAKNLIQTNHIYLDVRTVEEFAKGHVDAAKIINIPYMMDTPKGRVKNPDFLKEVSSICNKEDQLVVGCQSGVRSLYATSDLLSDGFKNVKDMGGGYVDWVRNKFPINTSVAKEEL; this is translated from the exons ATGGCTGTTTGGGCGAACATGTTACCTCATTGTATggcattttttcttcttttacttTTCTTCTTCATGTGTAGATCAGGAGCAAAGGTTGTCACAATTGATGTGCGAGCAGCCAAGAATCTCATCCAAACCAATCACATTTATCTTGATGTTAG GACGGTGGAAGAATTTGCGAAAGGGCATGTAGATGCAGCTAAGATCATTAATATTCCATACATGATGGATACACCCAAGG GCAGGGTGAAGAATCCAGATTTTCTAAAGGAGGTTTCATCTATTTGCAATAAAGAAGATCAGCTTGTTGTg GGTTGCCAAAGTGGGGTTAGATCTTTGTATGCAACTTCTGATCTTCTATCTGAT GGTTTTAAGAATGTGAAGGACATGGGAGGAGGTTATGTGGACTGGGTTAGAAACAAGTTTCCAATTAATACTTCAGTGGCCAAAGAAGAACTATAA